A part of Thermococcus sp. LS1 genomic DNA contains:
- the speE gene encoding polyamine aminopropyltransferase gives MGFNEQENAFIEWYPRGYGVGFKVKERLFETQTKYQRLELYETEGFGKLLVLDGTVQLVEIGEESYHEPLVHPVMLAHPNPRRVLIIGGGDGGTLREVLRHKTVEKAIMVEIDEMVIEVSKIYMNVARGAFEDPRAEVIVGDGVEYLKNTDEKFDVIIVDSTDPVGPAKMLFSEGFFRNAYEKLNDNGLYITQAGSVYLFTNELLDAYRDMKKVFDEVHYFSFPVIGYASPWSFLVGVKGDIDFRKVDLQRAKELKLYYYDPERHETLFQMPKYVRGLLEKV, from the coding sequence ATGGGATTTAACGAGCAGGAGAATGCATTCATCGAGTGGTATCCGAGGGGCTACGGAGTGGGCTTCAAGGTTAAGGAGAGGCTCTTTGAGACCCAGACTAAGTATCAGAGGCTCGAGCTCTACGAAACCGAAGGTTTCGGCAAACTCCTTGTCCTCGACGGGACGGTTCAGCTCGTCGAGATAGGTGAGGAAAGCTACCACGAGCCCCTCGTCCACCCCGTCATGCTCGCTCACCCTAATCCGAGAAGGGTGCTCATCATAGGTGGCGGCGACGGAGGAACGCTGAGAGAAGTGCTGAGGCACAAGACTGTGGAAAAAGCCATCATGGTCGAGATAGACGAGATGGTCATAGAGGTCTCCAAGATCTACATGAACGTCGCGAGGGGCGCCTTCGAGGACCCGAGGGCGGAAGTTATAGTCGGCGACGGCGTTGAGTACCTCAAAAACACGGATGAGAAGTTTGACGTCATCATTGTTGACTCAACGGATCCCGTTGGACCGGCAAAGATGCTCTTCAGCGAGGGATTCTTCAGAAACGCCTACGAGAAGCTCAACGATAACGGTCTGTACATCACCCAGGCAGGCAGTGTGTACCTATTCACCAACGAGCTGCTCGACGCCTACAGGGATATGAAGAAGGTCTTCGACGAGGTTCACTACTTCAGCTTCCCTGTCATAGGCTACGCATCTCCATGGAGCTTCCTCGTCGGAGTCAAGGGAGATATCGACTTCAGAAAGGTTGACCTTCAGCGCGCGAAGGAGCTTAAGCTCTACTACTACGATCCGGAGAGGCACGAGACCCTCTTCCAGATGCCAAAGTATGTGAGGGGGCTTCTGGAGAAGGTCTAA
- a CDS encoding pyruvoyl-dependent arginine decarboxylase → MSWTTPKRAFIGAATAEGGTKLNAFDNALLKLGIGNVNLVKLSSVIPAHIEWIDEVHDVPIGMLLPTVYAHIESDEPGMTISAALGIGISEGNEGGLIYEYAGYCTKEEAEEMVRKMVEEGFRVRGWKLKEFKVASAEITVRDKPAAAIAAVVMFPY, encoded by the coding sequence ATGAGCTGGACGACCCCGAAAAGAGCCTTTATAGGTGCTGCCACCGCAGAAGGCGGGACTAAACTTAACGCCTTCGATAACGCTCTCCTCAAGCTGGGCATAGGCAACGTCAACCTCGTCAAGCTGAGCAGCGTCATACCTGCTCACATCGAGTGGATCGACGAAGTCCACGACGTGCCAATAGGAATGCTGCTTCCGACCGTCTATGCGCACATCGAGAGCGATGAGCCCGGGATGACCATCAGCGCCGCGCTTGGCATAGGCATCAGTGAGGGCAACGAGGGTGGACTAATCTACGAGTACGCCGGATACTGCACCAAGGAAGAGGCCGAGGAAATGGTCAGGAAGATGGTCGAGGAAGGCTTCCGCGTCAGAGGCTGGAAGCTGAAGGAGTTCAAGGTCGCCTCGGCCGAAATAACCGTCAGGGACAAGCCGGCTGCGGCCATAGCCGCTGTCGTAATGTTCCCCTACTGA
- a CDS encoding cation:proton antiporter, whose protein sequence is MEIIGYVFVIIAFARLLAEGFERLGYPGFLGEITAGMILSAILLEMPRDQMLLMAELGLFFLMISAGLEVTPEELHYAGRITLPLYVLTYIAMFVVTLPFTNWTISSDNVIAAAILSIASAPIVLRLKRFFGEDFLHVALSYAVISEVMSLFIVYIMVRIHESPGNYTPIVTSILKDAVFIGGIMYINYIIGIKQKVYIIRFLRRLKSDEAVFGLFMVFSTSLAFISEEIGMHFSIGGFLAGLMMHSDLVGTKQYERLTTIVSGVTYGIFAPIFFAWRGLNFETELSLIVLEFFVVVYVVRLVLSAAVVRHKDVSTSIVRGAGIASFGVLGLLVGEIGYVSGVLSEHMYAMASLASVLGIFTSATLGRVVNHYIAKPQKTAG, encoded by the coding sequence ATGGAAATCATAGGGTACGTCTTTGTAATCATAGCCTTTGCAAGGCTTCTAGCTGAAGGCTTCGAGAGACTGGGTTATCCTGGCTTCCTCGGTGAAATAACCGCAGGTATGATACTCAGCGCCATTCTGCTGGAGATGCCGAGAGATCAGATGCTTCTGATGGCCGAGCTTGGTCTCTTTTTCCTGATGATTTCGGCTGGTCTTGAGGTGACGCCGGAGGAGCTCCACTACGCCGGCAGGATAACCCTGCCCCTCTATGTGCTCACGTATATTGCAATGTTTGTGGTGACCCTGCCCTTCACGAACTGGACGATAAGTTCGGACAACGTCATTGCAGCGGCGATACTGTCAATAGCGTCCGCTCCAATAGTGCTCCGCCTAAAGCGCTTCTTTGGTGAGGATTTCCTTCATGTTGCCCTCTCATACGCGGTCATAAGTGAAGTCATGAGCCTCTTCATAGTCTATATAATGGTTAGAATACACGAAAGCCCCGGGAACTACACTCCCATTGTGACCAGCATCCTCAAGGATGCGGTCTTCATTGGCGGCATCATGTACATCAACTACATCATAGGCATAAAGCAGAAAGTCTATATCATAAGGTTCCTGAGGAGGCTTAAGAGCGACGAGGCTGTATTTGGCCTGTTCATGGTGTTTTCCACATCCCTAGCGTTCATCAGCGAGGAGATTGGTATGCACTTCAGCATAGGCGGTTTCCTGGCCGGTCTCATGATGCACAGCGACCTCGTCGGAACTAAGCAGTACGAGAGGCTCACCACTATCGTGAGCGGAGTTACCTACGGCATCTTCGCTCCCATATTCTTTGCCTGGCGTGGCTTGAACTTTGAGACTGAGCTTTCCCTCATCGTGCTGGAGTTCTTCGTCGTGGTCTACGTCGTCAGGCTTGTCCTGTCAGCGGCTGTGGTCCGACACAAGGACGTTTCAACGTCCATCGTTAGGGGCGCTGGAATAGCAAGCTTCGGCGTCCTTGGCCTTCTCGTGGGTGAAATCGGTTACGTCTCGGGTGTTTTAAGCGAACACATGTACGCCATGGCCTCCCTGGCAAGCGTCCTTGGAATATTCACCTCTGCAACTCTGGGCAGAGTGGTGAATCACTACATAGCAAAACCGCAGAAAACAGCCGGTTAA
- a CDS encoding ACT domain-containing protein, whose protein sequence is MRHYEIVRIKENGKVEIPLDYAYELGLVEGAYFLLEIDTDLNEVHMERIALPGKRLVEVELIVEDKPGVLAKISGLFGKHGANILFSESEELEGIELAGIVAVIDVSGMSGTLEGLRGELEVLKEVKEVVLRPLE, encoded by the coding sequence ATGAGGCATTACGAGATAGTTCGAATAAAGGAGAACGGAAAGGTTGAGATACCCCTCGATTACGCCTATGAGCTCGGTCTTGTCGAAGGTGCCTACTTCCTTCTGGAGATTGACACGGACCTCAACGAGGTGCACATGGAAAGGATAGCCCTGCCAGGGAAGAGGCTCGTGGAAGTCGAGCTTATTGTCGAAGACAAGCCCGGTGTTCTGGCGAAGATAAGCGGTCTCTTCGGGAAGCACGGAGCGAACATACTCTTCAGCGAGTCCGAGGAGCTTGAAGGCATAGAGCTGGCCGGGATAGTTGCGGTCATAGACGTGAGCGGAATGAGCGGCACGCTGGAGGGGCTGAGAGGGGAACTTGAGGTGCTGAAGGAAGTTAAGGAAGTAGTCCTACGCCCCCTGGAGTAG
- a CDS encoding proton-conducting transporter membrane subunit — protein MISLMVAFPLLFAFFIVLLDTLRAKKQVIQIPFLLGALLPAAVLFMGIPEGEIVGGWNRISGIEVGISELSMPFIVGELILFAFAALYSISYFDFRDKKTPKALALLLLLHAGLLGAFIARDLFNFYIYMEIASVSAFALITFSDEPNSRRAAFKYLMLSLLASYFFVFAIGLIYMETGYLNLSLISENAVPSRELNAAVGIAFASLLLKAGIFPLHSWLPDAHSSAPTPVSAVLSGAVVKAPAYGLILMFSALPVGGTLRTIAMGTGIASIFFGIGMALLQRDAKRLLAYHTVSQMGYVLLGIASLNFLGAAYYALAHSLFKGGLFLSVGALGRKTRELGKFGYRNAPLMALSVVVLSLAIGGVSPFVGSYAKGLISSGLDGAWKYVLYAGSVGTLVSFTKLNYHLLKGTSEDIKAVWKFSSIFLALVTLGSGLYLGAVFDPKDIVYIVLAMVLFFLLKAAGIFEKRVHVGFGEIGKEVNVLTAIFILATLVSVLLQGA, from the coding sequence GTGATTTCGCTGATGGTAGCGTTTCCACTCCTCTTCGCCTTCTTTATCGTCCTGCTGGACACGCTGAGGGCAAAAAAGCAAGTGATTCAGATTCCCTTCCTGCTCGGTGCCCTCCTCCCTGCCGCGGTTCTCTTTATGGGTATCCCGGAGGGGGAGATAGTCGGCGGCTGGAACCGGATAAGCGGCATAGAGGTCGGGATAAGCGAACTAAGCATGCCATTCATTGTAGGGGAGCTCATACTCTTCGCCTTTGCGGCACTTTACTCAATCTCCTACTTTGACTTCAGGGACAAGAAAACGCCCAAGGCTTTAGCTTTGCTCCTGCTTCTCCACGCTGGCCTTCTGGGAGCGTTCATAGCCAGAGACCTCTTTAACTTCTACATCTACATGGAGATTGCATCTGTCTCGGCCTTCGCGCTCATAACCTTCTCAGACGAGCCGAACTCGAGGAGAGCTGCCTTCAAGTACCTCATGCTCTCACTTCTGGCTTCCTACTTCTTCGTCTTCGCCATAGGGCTGATATATATGGAAACTGGCTATCTAAACCTCAGCCTTATATCCGAGAACGCCGTCCCCTCGAGGGAGCTGAACGCGGCCGTTGGGATAGCCTTTGCCTCGCTGCTCCTGAAGGCGGGCATCTTTCCGCTTCACTCATGGCTTCCGGATGCCCACTCGAGCGCTCCCACCCCGGTCAGCGCGGTTCTCTCGGGGGCGGTGGTTAAAGCTCCCGCCTACGGCTTGATCCTCATGTTCTCGGCCCTTCCTGTAGGGGGAACCCTAAGAACCATCGCCATGGGTACGGGAATCGCTTCTATCTTCTTCGGCATAGGCATGGCACTCCTCCAGAGGGACGCGAAGAGGCTGCTCGCTTACCACACAGTCTCCCAGATGGGCTATGTGCTCCTTGGGATAGCGAGCCTCAACTTCCTCGGGGCAGCATACTACGCGCTGGCCCATTCCCTCTTCAAGGGTGGCCTCTTCCTGAGCGTTGGTGCTCTGGGAAGAAAAACCCGGGAGCTCGGGAAGTTCGGCTACAGGAACGCGCCCCTCATGGCGCTTTCCGTGGTCGTGCTCAGTCTGGCTATAGGCGGCGTTTCTCCCTTCGTAGGCTCCTACGCGAAGGGCTTGATCTCTTCTGGCCTCGATGGGGCGTGGAAGTACGTCCTCTACGCCGGAAGCGTCGGCACGCTGGTTTCCTTCACAAAGCTCAACTACCACCTGCTGAAGGGCACCTCCGAGGACATTAAAGCAGTCTGGAAGTTTTCCTCCATCTTCCTCGCCCTTGTCACCTTAGGCTCTGGGCTGTATTTAGGAGCCGTCTTTGATCCAAAGGACATCGTATACATAGTCCTAGCCATGGTTCTGTTCTTCCTTCTGAAGGCAGCGGGTATTTTCGAGAAGAGAGTTCACGTCGGCTTTGGAGAAATAGGAAAGGAGGTAAACGTCCTCACGGCGATTTTTATACTGGCAACTCTGGTATCGGTCCTACTCCAGGGGGCGTAG
- a CDS encoding cation:proton antiporter subunit C: MISPEQAGVVIMLIGTYGLMAKKEPIKLVLSINVVSLGLVLFFVGLAYLPGKDVPIMPTDPVDPLPATLMLTTLVVDVAITSLALAIIMRMRRDGL, translated from the coding sequence GTGATTAGCCCGGAGCAGGCGGGAGTAGTAATCATGCTCATCGGAACCTACGGCCTGATGGCCAAAAAGGAGCCGATAAAGCTAGTGCTCTCCATCAACGTCGTCTCCCTTGGCCTGGTTCTCTTCTTCGTGGGGCTGGCATATTTGCCGGGAAAGGACGTCCCCATAATGCCCACGGATCCCGTTGACCCGCTCCCAGCGACGCTTATGCTCACTACCCTTGTAGTTGATGTCGCGATAACTTCCCTAGCCTTGGCAATTATAATGCGCATGCGGAGGGACGGGCTGTGA
- a CDS encoding Na(+)/H(+) antiporter subunit B: MKMSIVVRTTTKLVSPFLVTYAAYLMLYGHLSPGGGFQGGVILAVAVILLITSHGYKKVRRKFKFNWAGLIESSAGAFLVLLGVAGLAFGAFYANFLPTEGGIIVPFNVIVGLEVGAAFTFVFYILLRWVESD; this comes from the coding sequence GTGAAGATGAGCATCGTCGTGAGGACGACCACGAAGCTCGTCAGCCCCTTCCTCGTAACCTACGCGGCTTACCTTATGCTCTACGGCCATCTCAGCCCGGGAGGGGGTTTCCAGGGCGGTGTAATCCTCGCAGTGGCGGTAATACTCCTAATCACATCCCACGGCTATAAAAAAGTTCGCAGGAAATTCAAGTTCAACTGGGCTGGACTGATAGAAAGCTCCGCCGGAGCGTTCCTCGTGCTCCTCGGCGTTGCTGGCCTTGCCTTCGGGGCGTTCTACGCGAACTTCCTTCCAACGGAAGGAGGCATAATAGTTCCCTTCAACGTCATCGTCGGCCTCGAGGTCGGTGCGGCGTTCACGTTCGTATTCTACATCCTGCTGAGGTGGGTGGAAAGTGATTAG
- a CDS encoding hydrogenase subunit MbhD domain-containing protein encodes MLGTILDVVFVAMIILAVAVVEEKNLVNAVVKYSLLSLLFILALFELRAPDVALSAIVVGAIVIGIFLFTIEEVTR; translated from the coding sequence ATGCTTGGGACAATCCTTGATGTCGTCTTCGTGGCCATGATAATACTCGCAGTGGCTGTTGTTGAGGAAAAGAACCTGGTTAATGCAGTTGTTAAGTACTCCCTCCTCAGTCTGCTTTTCATCTTGGCTTTATTCGAGCTCAGAGCCCCCGATGTTGCCCTCTCGGCCATAGTCGTCGGCGCGATAGTCATCGGAATATTCCTCTTCACGATAGAGGAGGTGACGAGGTGA
- the mnhG gene encoding monovalent cation/H(+) antiporter subunit G: MIETILLLFGGAVMLFGALGILRFPDVYTRLHAATKCDTGGAMSIILALVLMMNAPALVRLKFLVLAFLIAMINPMVSHAIARGAYKYGVKPKVVVDMYAWDNP; encoded by the coding sequence ATGATTGAGACGATACTCCTCCTGTTCGGTGGGGCGGTTATGCTCTTTGGCGCTTTGGGGATACTCCGCTTCCCCGACGTTTACACCCGCCTCCACGCGGCAACGAAGTGCGACACAGGCGGCGCGATGAGCATAATCTTAGCGCTCGTCCTCATGATGAACGCTCCGGCTCTGGTGAGGCTGAAGTTTCTCGTGCTGGCCTTCCTGATAGCGATGATAAACCCCATGGTCTCCCACGCCATAGCGCGCGGGGCCTACAAGTACGGCGTAAAGCCCAAAGTAGTGGTGGACATGTATGCTTGGGACAATCCTTGA
- a CDS encoding monovalent cation/H+ antiporter complex subunit F: MAQESLLVSTFYLLVFTAILITYRVVRGPTLPDRIVGLNTITTKVVMIIAIVSVIREEYYLIDLAIVLLMVNAVGGLILAKYLERRAAHD; the protein is encoded by the coding sequence ATGGCTCAAGAAAGTCTTCTGGTGAGTACCTTCTACCTGCTGGTCTTTACGGCGATACTGATAACCTACCGCGTGGTTAGGGGACCGACCCTTCCTGACAGGATAGTGGGGCTCAACACGATAACGACGAAGGTGGTGATGATAATAGCCATTGTATCGGTCATCAGGGAGGAGTACTACCTGATAGACCTCGCCATAGTCCTGCTCATGGTGAACGCCGTTGGGGGGTTAATTCTGGCTAAATACCTGGAGAGGAGGGCTGCTCATGATTGA
- a CDS encoding monovalent cation/H+ antiporter subunit E: MSRIPFYLKERLENLRERVLHERFEASKLPVWERIVLTWAALLAFWVVISADLEPRNLSLGAAVTLIIASFMRDLLTEDIRRSGHVLEKLLYFAFLYLPQYLIIMAFRLIESNLKVAKNVIFLDIHPGIVKIKTDLHSDTGVTILANSITLTPGTLTLDVSKKLGETYLYVHWIDLETLNREKAGEKIKGDIEEWLKKVFW; the protein is encoded by the coding sequence ATGAGCCGCATCCCCTTCTACCTCAAAGAGAGGCTCGAGAACCTCCGAGAGAGGGTTCTCCATGAGAGGTTTGAGGCGTCGAAGCTCCCAGTCTGGGAGCGAATAGTCCTCACCTGGGCCGCCCTGCTGGCATTTTGGGTGGTCATCTCTGCTGATCTCGAGCCGAGGAACCTCTCTCTGGGCGCGGCAGTTACCCTGATAATAGCCTCTTTCATGAGGGACCTGCTGACCGAGGACATAAGGCGGAGCGGCCACGTTCTGGAGAAGCTTCTCTACTTTGCCTTCCTCTACCTTCCGCAGTACCTCATCATAATGGCCTTCAGGCTCATAGAGAGCAACCTCAAGGTGGCTAAAAACGTGATCTTCTTGGACATCCACCCTGGCATAGTCAAGATAAAGACCGATCTGCACTCCGACACGGGTGTTACCATCTTGGCAAACTCCATAACCCTGACGCCGGGAACTCTAACCCTTGACGTCAGCAAGAAGCTCGGGGAAACTTACCTTTACGTCCACTGGATAGACCTCGAAACGCTCAACCGTGAGAAGGCTGGAGAGAAGATAAAGGGGGATATCGAGGAATGGCTCAAGAAAGTCTTCTGGTGA
- the gcvH gene encoding glycine cleavage system protein GcvH has translation MIEVGEYKVKEGLYYTKDHEWVQVLEDGTVLVGISDYAQKELGDLAYVELPEVGKEVSKGDVLCELESVKAVSEVYAPVSGEVVEVNEELEDSPEVLNEDPYENWIAKLKPSNLDDELKELMDAEAYAEYLKSL, from the coding sequence ATGATTGAGGTCGGTGAATACAAGGTCAAGGAGGGCCTTTACTACACAAAGGACCACGAGTGGGTCCAGGTTCTTGAGGACGGTACTGTTCTCGTCGGAATAAGCGACTACGCCCAGAAGGAGCTCGGTGACCTTGCCTACGTCGAGCTCCCTGAGGTCGGTAAAGAAGTCAGCAAGGGCGACGTTCTCTGTGAGCTCGAGAGCGTCAAGGCTGTTTCCGAGGTCTACGCTCCGGTCAGCGGCGAGGTTGTCGAGGTCAACGAGGAGCTTGAGGACAGCCCCGAGGTTCTTAACGAGGACCCCTACGAGAACTGGATAGCCAAGCTCAAGCCGAGCAACCTCGACGATGAACTCAAGGAGCTCATGGACGCCGAGGCTTACGCGGAGTATCTCAAGTCCCTTTGA
- the gltA gene encoding NADPH-dependent glutamate synthase — translation MAVKRKLIKERVPTPERPPEERIRDFAEVNLGYTFELAVKEAERCLQCPYNYAPCIKGCPVHIDIPGFISKLVEYRDNPDKAVKEALNVIWACNSLPATTGRVCPQEDQCEMNCVMGKVGDKINIGKLERFVADYAREHGIDEELLFEIVPKIEKKGQKVAIIGAGPAGLTAAGELAKLGYDVTIYEALHEAGGVLMYGIPEFRLPKEIVQSEIEKLKKLGVKILTDHIVGKTVTMEELLEEYDAVFIGSGAGTPRFINAPGINLNGIYSANEFLTRVNLMKAYKFPEYDTPVKVGKRVIVIGAGNTGMDAARSARRFGAEVIIAYRRGPEDVSARVEEVEHAKEEGIKFEFFLNPVEFIGDGRGNLKAVKFEKMKPLDEKDSRGKRKIVGTGEYVTLEADTVIIAIGKHPNRLIVNTPGLKVERGKIVVDENLMTSIPGVFAGGDAIRGEATVILAMGDGRRAAKAIHEYLTKKREEQRENA, via the coding sequence ATGGCGGTTAAGAGAAAGCTCATTAAGGAGCGCGTTCCGACCCCGGAGAGGCCGCCGGAGGAGCGCATTAGGGATTTCGCCGAGGTCAATCTCGGATATACCTTCGAGCTGGCTGTTAAGGAGGCCGAGCGCTGCCTTCAGTGTCCATACAACTACGCGCCCTGTATCAAGGGCTGTCCCGTTCACATCGACATTCCGGGCTTTATAAGCAAGCTCGTTGAGTACCGCGACAACCCTGACAAGGCCGTTAAGGAGGCCCTCAACGTCATCTGGGCCTGCAACTCCCTGCCGGCGACCACCGGTCGTGTCTGCCCTCAGGAGGATCAGTGTGAGATGAACTGTGTTATGGGCAAGGTTGGTGACAAGATAAACATTGGCAAGCTCGAGAGGTTTGTCGCCGACTACGCGAGGGAGCACGGCATAGACGAGGAGCTTCTCTTTGAGATAGTACCCAAGATCGAGAAGAAGGGCCAGAAGGTTGCAATCATCGGAGCCGGTCCGGCCGGACTTACCGCCGCTGGCGAGCTGGCCAAGCTCGGCTACGACGTCACAATCTACGAGGCTCTCCACGAGGCCGGCGGAGTCCTCATGTATGGCATTCCAGAGTTCAGGCTGCCTAAGGAGATAGTCCAGAGCGAGATTGAAAAGCTCAAGAAGCTCGGTGTGAAAATCCTGACTGACCACATCGTCGGAAAGACCGTCACCATGGAAGAGCTGCTCGAGGAGTACGACGCCGTCTTCATTGGCTCAGGAGCTGGAACGCCGAGGTTCATCAACGCCCCAGGAATTAACCTCAACGGCATCTACTCGGCCAACGAGTTCCTGACCAGGGTCAACCTCATGAAGGCCTACAAGTTCCCGGAGTACGACACGCCCGTCAAAGTCGGCAAGCGCGTTATAGTTATTGGTGCCGGAAACACCGGAATGGACGCAGCGAGGAGCGCGAGGCGCTTCGGCGCCGAGGTCATCATCGCCTACCGCCGCGGTCCAGAGGATGTAAGCGCCCGTGTCGAGGAGGTCGAGCACGCCAAGGAGGAGGGCATCAAGTTCGAGTTCTTCCTCAACCCGGTCGAGTTCATAGGCGATGGCAGGGGCAACCTCAAGGCGGTTAAGTTCGAAAAGATGAAGCCGCTCGACGAGAAAGACAGCAGGGGCAAGAGGAAGATAGTCGGCACCGGCGAATACGTAACTCTCGAGGCTGACACGGTCATCATAGCCATAGGCAAGCACCCGAACAGGCTCATCGTCAACACGCCCGGCCTGAAGGTCGAGCGCGGTAAGATAGTCGTCGACGAGAACCTCATGACGAGCATTCCGGGAGTCTTCGCCGGCGGTGACGCGATAAGGGGCGAGGCAACGGTTATCCTCGCTATGGGTGACGGAAGGAGGGCCGCCAAGGCCATCCATGAGTATCTGACGAAGAAGAGGGAAGAGCAGAGAGAGAACGCCTGA
- a CDS encoding sulfide/dihydroorotate dehydrogenase-like FAD/NAD-binding protein: protein MYKILEKKEIAMRNTWYKVHAPHVARKVQPGQFVIVRAFENGERIPLTPVMWDREKGWIVLVVFTRGRTTMRMAVELKEGDEILNIAGPLGNPVPMKKFGKILAIGAYTGIVEVFPIAKAWQELGNDVTTLNVTFEPMVVLKGELEKAVSRHLVEPVPIDPNLDFPANMRNVTKRLIEKVRALLESEEWDLVFMVGPAGDQRAVFNVVKEFGVPMKVDLHPIMVDGTGMCGACRVTVGGEVKFACIDGPEFDAYQVAWDELIARSGYYTDLEARAMQEYMKALQGGEQ from the coding sequence GTGTATAAAATCCTCGAGAAAAAGGAGATTGCCATGCGGAACACCTGGTATAAGGTTCACGCCCCCCATGTGGCCAGAAAGGTTCAGCCGGGGCAGTTCGTAATCGTTAGGGCCTTCGAGAACGGTGAGAGAATCCCCCTCACCCCCGTCATGTGGGATCGCGAAAAGGGCTGGATAGTCCTCGTGGTCTTCACTAGGGGAAGAACCACCATGAGAATGGCCGTTGAGCTCAAGGAAGGTGATGAGATACTCAACATTGCCGGTCCGCTTGGAAATCCCGTTCCGATGAAGAAGTTTGGGAAGATCCTCGCAATTGGGGCCTACACCGGAATAGTAGAGGTCTTCCCGATAGCAAAGGCTTGGCAGGAGCTTGGAAACGACGTTACGACCCTTAACGTTACCTTTGAACCGATGGTAGTTCTCAAAGGGGAGCTTGAGAAGGCAGTTTCAAGGCACCTAGTTGAGCCCGTTCCAATAGACCCGAACCTCGACTTCCCGGCGAACATGAGGAACGTCACCAAGAGGCTCATCGAGAAGGTCCGTGCGCTTCTTGAGAGCGAGGAGTGGGATCTCGTCTTCATGGTCGGCCCGGCGGGCGACCAGAGAGCGGTTTTCAACGTCGTTAAGGAGTTTGGAGTCCCAATGAAGGTCGACCTTCACCCAATCATGGTCGACGGAACCGGAATGTGCGGAGCCTGCCGAGTCACCGTTGGCGGCGAGGTTAAGTTTGCCTGTATAGATGGTCCGGAGTTCGATGCCTACCAGGTCGCGTGGGACGAGCTCATAGCGAGGAGCGGTTATTACACTGATCTGGAGGCGAGGGCCATGCAGGAGTACATGAAGGCTCTCCAGGGAGGTGAGCAGTGA
- a CDS encoding tRNA (adenine-N1)-methyltransferase gives MIREGDKVLLIDRRGKRYLVTVSNREFHTDLGIINLGELLDKSYGDTLTSHKGEEFKILKPDINDIIAKMKRGPQIVHPKDAGIIIAYAGISPGDTVIEAGVGSGALTIFLANIVGPAGRVISYEVREDFARIAQKNVELAGFSDRVTIKLKNIYEGIDEDYADHIVLDLPQPENVLPHAVEVLRPGGYFVAYTPCMNQVHRFFQALQEYREHFYKPRVVEVLVREHEVKKECMRPKTTMLAHTGYITFLRKL, from the coding sequence TTGATTCGGGAGGGGGATAAGGTACTGCTGATAGACAGGAGGGGGAAGAGGTACCTTGTAACGGTCTCAAATAGGGAGTTCCACACGGATTTGGGTATAATCAACCTTGGGGAGCTTCTCGATAAGAGCTATGGAGACACCCTGACCAGCCACAAGGGTGAGGAGTTCAAGATACTGAAGCCTGACATCAACGACATAATAGCCAAAATGAAACGAGGACCCCAGATAGTGCACCCCAAGGACGCGGGAATAATCATCGCCTACGCCGGAATCTCGCCGGGAGATACGGTTATAGAGGCTGGTGTCGGCAGTGGAGCGCTGACGATTTTCCTCGCGAACATCGTTGGCCCGGCCGGCAGGGTTATCAGCTACGAGGTAAGGGAAGACTTCGCCAGGATAGCGCAGAAGAACGTCGAGCTAGCCGGTTTCTCTGACAGGGTCACGATAAAGCTCAAGAACATCTACGAGGGCATCGATGAGGACTACGCCGACCACATCGTCCTCGACCTTCCACAGCCCGAGAATGTTCTCCCGCATGCCGTTGAAGTCCTCAGGCCCGGTGGTTACTTTGTTGCCTACACGCCGTGCATGAACCAGGTTCATCGCTTCTTCCAGGCCCTCCAGGAGTACAGGGAGCACTTCTACAAACCGAGGGTTGTGGAGGTCCTTGTCAGGGAGCACGAGGTCAAGAAGGAGTGCATGAGACCAAAAACAACGATGCTGGCGCACACAGGATACATAACATTCCTTAGAAAGCTCTAA